A DNA window from Ranitomeya imitator isolate aRanImi1 chromosome 2, aRanImi1.pri, whole genome shotgun sequence contains the following coding sequences:
- the LOC138666732 gene encoding uncharacterized protein, with protein sequence MNAAKYGNILDENLFQSSLVLILGRRKSARASSALAMLQQCLQLLRRSKRKRRMWTREWLQKRSDLSHMQLVRELQDKNPHDFRNYLRMSEESFKHLLERITPLIQRKDTAMRAAIPADERLAVTLRFLATGRSLQDLHFSSAISRTLLSVLIPETCDAIFHSLRSYMQFPNTEEEWKKIASDFEQLWQFPNCGGALDGKHVRITQPPNSGSYFFNYKGYFSIILMALVNANYEFINVDVGMNGRVSDGGVLEHTLFGERLNNCELHLPPNSETRGNLNFVFVGDEAFPLHPNLIKPFPQKGLTEERRIFNYRLSRARRVVENAFSIMANRFRVFHTPINMKLESIDSVVLACCVLHNFLRRRDALAYSPPGFMDSVGLVNGEVQLGEWRANDPAIASLQPLLPGRNTHDAKTCRDNYCQYFNGPGTVTWQHQNL encoded by the exons aaagtcagctagagcttcatccgctcttgccatgcttcagcagtgtttgcagcttctg AGGCGTTCCAAACGAAAGCGTCGCATGTGGACCAGAGAATGGCTGCAGAAGAGGTCTGATTTGTCCCACATGCAACTTGTAAGAGAGCTTCAGGATAAGAATCCTCATGATTTCCGCAACTATCTGCGGATGTCTGAGGAATCCTTCAAACATTTACTGGAAAGAATTACTCCACTGATTCAACGGAAGGATACAGCGATGCGTGCTGCCATCCCGGCAGATGAAAGATTGGCAGTCACGCTGCGATTCCTGGCCACCGGGCGCTCGCTACAAGACTTGCATTTTTCTTCAGCCATTTCAAGGACCCTGCTCAGCGTTCTAATTCCAGAGACATGTGATGCGATTTTCCACAGTCTACGTAGCTACATGCAGTTTCCCAACACGGAGGAGGAATGGAAAAAGATTGCCTCCGATTTTGAGCAGCTTTGGCAGTTCCCTaactgtggtggggctttggacgggaaacatgtccggatcactcaaccaccgaacagcggatcctacttctttaattataagggctatttcagcatcatcctgatggcccttgttaacgcgaattacgaatttataaatgtagatgttggcatgaacggaagggtttccgatggtggtgttttagagcacacactctttggagagcgtttgaacaactgtgaacttcacttgcctcccaactctgagactagaggcaaccttaattttgtttttgtcggtgatgaggccttcccacttcatcccaatctTATCAAACCGTTCCCCCAAAAA ggcctaacagaggAAAGAAGAATTTTCAATTACCGCTTGTCAAGGGCACGTCGGGTTGTAGAAAATGCATTCAGTATCATGGCTAATCGCTTCAGAGTTTTCCACACGCCTATTAACATGAAGCTTGAATCGATAGACTCCGTTGTTTTGGCTTGTTGTGTGCTTCACAACTTCCTTCGCCGTCGCGATGCTTTGGCGTACAGTCCACCTGGCTTCATGGACTCTGTGGGCCTAGTAAATGGGGAAGTGCAGCTCGGTGAATGGCGCGCAAATGATCCCGCAATTGCAAGCCTTCAACCATTGTTACCTGGCAGAAACACCCATGATGCGAAGACCTGCCGAGACAACTACTGCCAATATTTTAACGGTCCTGGTACTGTTACTTGGCAGCATCAGAACTTATAG